The DNA region CTCCTCAGGAAAAACAAAACTGGACCTATTTAATTCATGGCTCAGCCTCGGTAAATAGTGTTATCATAGATTCAATGCTTCTTGATGATTTCAATATCCATAGACTCCATATCCACGATATGTCCTCCCTTTTTAAATTTACCGACAGCTCATATATTTTAGATCAATTTAACTTTAAGGTATTCGAAGGTGAGATGAGTAATTCGGTTCATTATAAGCTTAGAAAAGATGGCACACAATCTGTTTCCACCCATAATGTAGTCAGTAATATGAATATGCAAACACTATTACAGGACATGGATAATTTTGGAATGGATTCATTAATCACTTACGATAATATAAGTGGATTATTATCTGTTGACATCAATACATTTGTGCCTATTGATGATTCGGTAAGAATTGATAAAATGATGATTAGTGGGGATCTTAAACTAGAACAAGGAGGTGTTTATAATTATCCTCCAGCACAGGAGATTTCAAAATTCACAAGCATTAAAGAACTCGACAATATCCAATTTAAAACCTTACGAAGTAATATTTTCATGTTTAAAAACAAGCTTTATGTTCCAAGAACAGATATCGTTAGTAATGCCATGGATATAGCCGCTTTTGGGATGCAAAGTCTGGAAGGGGACAGTGAATATCACATGGAAATGCATTTGAGCAACATCCTCTTCGGCAAATCGCAAAAAAGAAACAAAAAACAAAACGAAAGCGGAGAAGAAATAGATAAAAAGTCACTTAAAAAAAGTTCTAGAAAAATCAGATATGCAGTTACAGACGGGAAATCAAAAGTGGGTCTTGATTCAAAGGACAGTCGAGATGATATGATGAATAAGATTAGAGTACAAAAGAAAATGCTTGACTTCATCTTCTTCCCCAAAAACATCCATTATAACACAAAACCAGAATAAATTTAAAATAAGAGGACTTAGATTCTGAAAAATACTTAATTTTGTTTAATCATTTAGCTTTATTTTAGCTATGCACTAAATACAAAACCTATGAAAATATTAAAATTATTGGCGGCCTTTGCAATGATAGCTTTAATCTCAATATCATTCTCAGCATGTGAAGAAGAGAATGATGAAAGCTGCGAACAGCAAGATATGAATGAAGTTCTTAATTGTGGGGAAGAAAAGAATGTAGAAGTTTGCTGTATAACGGGCTCCTCTTGTACATACAAATATAACGGAACAGAATATCCAGACACAGATACAGGACTTAATAATTTGGCTGATGCATTAGGATGTACTTACAAAAGTTCTGCAGATTATGAAAAACAAAAACTTATAATTATTGAACATCTGGTTGCATTAAAGTATCGCGCGAGTAGCAATTATTGATCGATTATTTCTGAAACCTCAAATGTATTTAATAGACTCTCTTCCGAACCCCAGTTTGTCATTAAAACGAGGATGAATTATAATAACAGCGGCAATATGTTAGGATGATCATTTGCAACATCAATCTTTGCTATTTCCACCTATTACACAAAACGCTCATAACAGGCTACTTAAAACCAGTTTCCAACCAGGTATAAATCTAGCTTTTATCTTAGTCTTGCTTTTCTAATTTATTAATATTATTATATTTCGACTGTCTTTCCTTCCATCGTTCCCTCGCGTATTTTCGCATATCAACAATGGTATCTTTTTCATCCATAATCTCAAGCCCAAGCAATGTTTCTATAATATCCTCCATCGTTACAATTCCGTCTAAACCACCATATTCATCTACAATTAAAGCAATATGCTCTTTTTTATCCAATAGTTCTTCCCATAAAGTAAATAATACAATGCTATTTGGCACAACAACAATCTCTCGTTTTACATCTTTGAGTCTTAATTCATGTTGGTCTTCTGCCAGTTTTTCAAATACTTCCTGTCTAAAAACATAGCCTGTAATGTTTTCATCATTTTCGGTATAGATTGGAATACGGGAAAACTTTAGGTAATCTTTATTCTTGAAAAAATCGCTGAGATATAATTCCTCATCTGCAACTGCAACAACAACTCTTGGAGTCATTATTTCTGTTACTTTCACATTCTTGAGACGCAGTACATTTTGAATAATTTTATGCTCTTTATTTGAAAAAACGCCTTCATCTGCTCCTATATTTGCTAAGGCAGCGATTTCCTCTCTACTGGTAGTTTCCTCTTGCTTATTTTTTGAAATAAGTTTAGTAATCACTGCTGACATCACAACCAATGGATAGGTAATAATAATCATGAATTTAATGATTTGATATGAAATCTTCGCCAGGTTCCTCCAGTATCTAGCTCCAATTGTTTTTGGGATTATCTCTGTAATTACCAAAATCAAAATGGTTAATATGGCCGATACCAGGCCAAAAGAAGCCGCCCCAAAAACAGCAACTGCTTGCGCTCCAACACCAGCTGCACCAATGGTATGCGCTACTGTATTTAATGATAATATTGCAGACAAAGGCTTATCAATATTGCTTTTCAGATCTACAAATCCTTTTGCCCAAGCATTTCCGTTTTCCTGCTTAACTATCAAAAAGGATTGAGGAGTAGAGAGAAGCACTGCTTCCATTATGGAACATAGGAATGAAACAAACAGAGCCAGAAACAAATAAAATAAAAGTAATAACATGTATTATATATCAAATTTACAAACTATGAAATCATCTAAAAAAAAGTCCTCAGGAAAATGT from Lentimicrobium sp. L6 includes:
- a CDS encoding CNNM domain-containing protein, producing MLLLLFYLFLALFVSFLCSIMEAVLLSTPQSFLIVKQENGNAWAKGFVDLKSNIDKPLSAILSLNTVAHTIGAAGVGAQAVAVFGAASFGLVSAILTILILVITEIIPKTIGARYWRNLAKISYQIIKFMIIITYPLVVMSAVITKLISKNKQEETTSREEIAALANIGADEGVFSNKEHKIIQNVLRLKNVKVTEIMTPRVVVAVADEELYLSDFFKNKDYLKFSRIPIYTENDENITGYVFRQEVFEKLAEDQHELRLKDVKREIVVVPNSIVLFTLWEELLDKKEHIALIVDEYGGLDGIVTMEDIIETLLGLEIMDEKDTIVDMRKYARERWKERQSKYNNINKLEKQD